A region of Thermovibrio ammonificans HB-1 DNA encodes the following proteins:
- a CDS encoding RAMP superfamily CRISPR-associated protein — translation MSQRTGNNNPVKELEIFAMASDPIYIGTGGYTIGRVDNTIVRDPITNVPKIPGSSLAGTWRYYVVLEVHKYFSNDKFKINKSERKNKLNEFLRSKGKSIWSALDSNERKEFMKQIFNIEDSNNKKWILFEGNRFIGIKCAGQDEAPDKYFEDLNDSVENTGHCGHCIVCKGFGFSKKDISWQGMLFFSDLEIILFPVFTIKGTKWITTASKLRKTGIDESKPTDKKIRIHNSEEDISHLNLGWLYLEVDTSKHNISLTNDISEFGSFKLEPKDIIIVPEDLFPHIVNSNLEVRTSVSIDPITGAAKEGALFTSEAIPRGTIFYGNIRIFDKKSFGEIEEKLTPLPEVGDLKNALEDSKHFYETLGIGGMTTRGFGRLVINLQEKKNNSDGGNQDV, via the coding sequence ATGAGCCAGAGGACGGGAAATAATAACCCAGTAAAAGAATTAGAAATATTTGCAATGGCTTCCGACCCAATTTACATTGGAACTGGTGGATACACAATCGGTAGGGTGGACAATACTATTGTAAGAGACCCAATAACAAATGTTCCCAAAATTCCCGGTAGCAGTTTAGCCGGAACTTGGAGATATTATGTTGTCTTAGAGGTTCATAAATATTTTTCTAATGATAAATTCAAAATTAATAAATCTGAAAGGAAAAATAAGTTGAACGAATTCCTAAGATCAAAGGGAAAATCAATTTGGTCAGCGTTAGATTCCAATGAAAGAAAGGAATTTATGAAGCAAATCTTTAACATAGAAGATTCAAATAACAAGAAATGGATTCTATTTGAAGGGAATAGATTTATCGGAATTAAATGTGCTGGGCAAGATGAAGCTCCTGATAAATATTTTGAAGATTTAAACGACTCAGTAGAAAATACAGGGCACTGTGGACATTGTATAGTTTGTAAAGGTTTTGGTTTTTCTAAAAAAGATATTAGCTGGCAAGGGATGTTATTTTTTAGTGATTTGGAAATTATACTTTTCCCCGTTTTTACAATAAAAGGAACAAAATGGATAACAACAGCTTCAAAACTGAGAAAGACAGGAATTGATGAAAGTAAACCTACAGACAAAAAAATAAGAATTCACAATAGTGAAGAAGATATTTCTCATTTAAATCTAGGCTGGTTATATTTGGAAGTAGATACTAGCAAACATAATATAAGCCTCACCAACGACATAAGTGAGTTTGGTAGCTTTAAATTAGAACCTAAAGATATAATCATTGTTCCCGAAGATTTATTTCCGCACATAGTTAACTCAAACCTTGAAGTTAGAACTTCTGTTTCTATAGACCCAATCACTGGTGCGGCAAAAGAAGGTGCGTTATTCACATCTGAAGCTATTCCAAGGGGCACAATCTTTTACGGAAATATAAGAATCTTCGATAAGAAAAGCTTTGGAGAGATTGAAGAAAAATTAACCCCCCTTCCTGAAGTAGGGGATTTAAAAAATGCTTTAGAGGACAGCAAACATTTTTATGAAACCCTTGGTATAGGTGGTATGACAACAAGAGGCTTTGGAAGGTTAGTAATAAATTTACAAGAGAAAAAAAACAATTCAGATGGAGGAAATCAAGATGTCTAA
- a CDS encoding CRISPR-associated protein Csx11: MSGLDLNRLEQYRGEILKAEIGSLFALWEKVVGLNKQEDMDLELENLFSIDVHILGERFYLYKDFLKNWRNKWDNLLKIYYNLSEITNSQFEKANIKSEKINNLSNPFGAIKDSKYTRGDFTKDELIKEIKKIFFILGDTKKEEYQNKIDEIYKNCIGLKIKLKKYLDNLISDDRFPNNEVSLWQQTFVTSSLFKALISNYILTSKVVESIREVKWRILGIQYDKFGLAEKGLKLASIQWYREITEKIDEEIKKLLEVEYPIGNEIYRDETGIYFIVGDNLGADENVNMTKLKNELRELENKIYEIFERETEDEFYPAIFLTKASRGLMNLSYLLENAKNNFLKAKRKKDLNLWLLRTKKGKAIGICPICQVRLIYESDKEKNNSPTICEVCDNRTHHKQVSQWIDNISGETIWLDEVKDKNNRVAYISLKFELEDWLNGNLLNTIIKIEENKSQQLIESIKENIISKKKRVDKDWLHLSFTRNEELKKVGNLNAESLFFDNILGTQWESWIKETSLNSKIDWINEKIKWEEFTSESDPAVDLLAILLLQFLLRKNPSPARLRRIWETTREFFEDIHINLDTILDIPKWRKQRICFEIENENIANKIKSTGEELEGDGLLYWAQPKGNKVRFYLISSIEDFIKKYGNKSKEILGELRKESNPENIEKLNEKLNNLFSSIEQERNFLQEFNFHSIKFRRSNDKNELFSISSSDIKAIKFISYKPFAKITDPSPKSYQVVIPAEYLEKFIDGVMERYNREFKYVHGKLPLHIGIVVSHYKRPAYVNLKALRRIRRDVKDINKLYESKCISEFCIYQKKKLSLASIEESINNTERYYSLYWNNMYEKDYNFYIKPNNNWKKWISTIDKFPQNSSVEIVSNTFDFEFMDTNTRKNDIFYDENNKYKRAIKRKSNRPYEIEKYWDKFKAFKKLITGKNYQRSRLFKIVEFIYSKLPEIEDENFGTDYSYMFAPMFYRYLDLHDINRRILFKEIFDIDVNLNSQEYLEKLREALSNTKNLYLFIDMFEFWHTMLKEV, encoded by the coding sequence ATGTCAGGATTAGATTTAAATAGATTAGAACAATACAGAGGTGAAATTTTAAAAGCTGAAATAGGAAGTTTATTTGCTTTATGGGAAAAAGTAGTTGGTTTGAATAAACAAGAAGATATGGACTTAGAGTTAGAAAATTTGTTTAGTATAGATGTTCATATACTAGGTGAAAGATTTTATTTATATAAAGATTTTTTAAAAAATTGGAGGAATAAATGGGATAATTTATTAAAAATCTACTATAACCTTAGCGAAATAACAAATAGTCAGTTTGAAAAAGCAAATATAAAATCAGAAAAAATTAACAATTTATCCAACCCATTTGGAGCTATAAAAGATTCAAAATATACAAGAGGAGACTTTACTAAAGATGAATTAATTAAAGAGATAAAAAAAATCTTTTTTATTCTTGGAGATACAAAAAAAGAAGAATATCAAAATAAAATAGATGAAATTTACAAAAATTGCATTGGATTAAAAATAAAATTAAAAAAATATCTAGATAATTTAATATCAGATGATAGATTTCCTAATAATGAAGTCTCATTGTGGCAACAAACTTTTGTAACTTCTTCTTTATTTAAAGCTCTCATATCTAATTATATTTTAACATCTAAAGTAGTGGAAAGTATCAGAGAGGTAAAATGGCGAATTTTAGGAATACAATATGACAAATTTGGACTAGCAGAAAAAGGTTTAAAACTTGCTTCTATCCAGTGGTATAGAGAAATTACAGAAAAAATAGATGAAGAGATTAAAAAACTTTTAGAAGTTGAGTATCCAATAGGCAATGAAATTTATAGAGATGAAACAGGAATTTATTTTATAGTTGGGGATAATTTAGGAGCAGATGAAAATGTAAATATGACTAAATTAAAAAATGAACTTAGAGAACTGGAAAATAAAATTTATGAAATTTTTGAAAGAGAAACTGAAGATGAATTTTACCCTGCTATTTTCCTAACTAAAGCTTCAAGAGGATTAATGAACCTTTCTTATTTATTAGAAAATGCTAAAAATAACTTCTTAAAAGCTAAAAGAAAGAAAGATTTGAATTTATGGCTATTAAGAACTAAAAAAGGAAAAGCTATTGGAATATGTCCAATATGCCAGGTTAGATTAATTTACGAAAGTGATAAAGAAAAAAACAATAGTCCGACAATTTGTGAAGTTTGTGATAATAGAACTCATCACAAACAGGTTTCCCAATGGATTGATAATATTTCTGGTGAAACCATCTGGCTGGATGAGGTAAAAGATAAAAATAATAGAGTTGCCTATATTTCCCTAAAATTTGAGCTTGAGGATTGGTTGAATGGGAATTTGTTGAATACAATCATAAAAATCGAAGAAAATAAAAGTCAACAACTTATTGAGAGCATAAAAGAAAATATTATTTCAAAGAAAAAAAGAGTAGATAAAGATTGGTTACATTTAAGTTTTACTAGAAATGAAGAATTAAAAAAAGTGGGAAATTTAAATGCTGAAAGCCTATTCTTTGATAATATACTCGGGACACAATGGGAAAGCTGGATAAAAGAAACTTCTTTGAACTCTAAGATAGATTGGATAAATGAAAAAATAAAATGGGAAGAATTTACTAGTGAAAGCGACCCTGCTGTAGACCTTTTAGCGATTCTCTTACTCCAATTTTTACTCAGAAAAAACCCTTCACCTGCTAGACTTAGAAGAATTTGGGAAACAACGAGGGAATTTTTTGAAGATATACACATAAATTTGGATACTATTTTGGATATTCCAAAATGGAGAAAACAAAGAATTTGTTTTGAAATAGAAAACGAAAATATTGCTAATAAAATTAAAAGCACTGGAGAAGAATTAGAAGGAGATGGACTTCTATATTGGGCTCAACCTAAAGGAAATAAAGTTAGATTCTACTTAATTTCTAGTATTGAAGATTTTATAAAAAAATATGGAAATAAGTCTAAGGAAATTTTAGGCGAGCTTAGAAAAGAAAGTAATCCAGAAAACATTGAAAAGTTAAATGAAAAACTTAATAACTTATTTTCCTCTATTGAGCAAGAAAGGAATTTCCTCCAAGAGTTTAATTTCCACAGTATAAAATTTAGGAGGTCAAATGATAAAAATGAGCTATTTTCAATATCTAGTAGCGATATAAAAGCCATCAAATTTATTTCCTATAAACCTTTTGCTAAAATTACTGACCCATCACCTAAAAGCTATCAAGTTGTTATCCCTGCAGAGTATTTAGAGAAATTTATAGACGGAGTAATGGAAAGATACAATAGAGAATTTAAATATGTGCATGGTAAACTTCCGCTACATATAGGAATTGTGGTTTCTCATTATAAAAGACCTGCTTATGTAAATTTGAAAGCTTTAAGAAGGATAAGAAGAGATGTTAAAGATATAAATAAATTGTATGAGTCAAAATGTATTAGTGAATTCTGTATTTATCAAAAGAAAAAATTATCTTTAGCCTCGATAGAAGAATCAATAAACAACACTGAAAGGTATTACTCTCTCTATTGGAACAACATGTATGAAAAAGATTATAACTTTTACATTAAACCAAACAACAATTGGAAAAAATGGATTAGCACAATAGACAAATTCCCTCAAAATAGTAGTGTGGAAATAGTCTCAAACACTTTCGATTTTGAATTCATGGACACGAATACAAGAAAAAACGATATTTTTTATGATGAAAACAATAAATACAAAAGAGCTATTAAGCGTAAATCTAATAGACCTTATGAGATAGAGAAATATTGGGATAAATTTAAAGCGTTCAAAAAATTAATTACGGGGAAAAATTATCAAAGAAGTCGATTATTCAAAATCGTAGAGTTTATATACTCAAAGCTTCCAGAAATAGAAGACGAAAACTTCGGAACAGATTACAGTTATATGTTTGCTCCAATGTTTTATAGATACTTAGACTTACATGATATAAACAGAAGAATACTTTTTAAGGAAATCTTCGACATAGACGTAAATTTAAATTCACAGGAATATTTAGAGAAATTAAGAGAAGCTTTATCTAACACAAAAAACCTTTATCTATTCATAGATATGTTTGAATTCTGGCATACAATGTTAAAGGAGGTTTAA
- a CDS encoding RAMP superfamily CRISPR-associated protein → MAKFEVYVEYKENSGEIFRKTENSFKSFIRLKFGYVKNKTKELENHKGSIKNRKNKKYEIGNNQQIKRISGIFENDENNNLSNLQSYVEKLPKYSFAIWFKFKLKAPYFSKDDDEFYIIQNPILKETNFKVPMIRGSAWKGALAHAFRELINKANTLENSRKAIESFLRIFGAGSESIKTLEEYLKNKLKRNEHENLQKYKEEFLKFVLFELGLEINQELIENVNNAQNYKDISNLLAVKVWEKYKNSYSYLSLEFQTHKGRAIFYPTYFDELSLEIINPHDRRKRAGKNPIHYEVVPAGTEGIFQLIYIPFDGILKTDEELREEIQKDLGNLIEALKVLANKGVGAKTKLGWGRFEILESEKKICLDKNIELPEKPKNKGWERCQD, encoded by the coding sequence ATGGCTAAATTTGAAGTTTATGTTGAATATAAGGAAAATAGCGGAGAAATTTTCAGAAAAACAGAAAATTCATTTAAAAGTTTTATTAGGTTAAAATTTGGTTATGTGAAGAATAAAACTAAAGAGTTAGAAAATCATAAAGGTTCTATTAAGAATAGAAAAAATAAAAAATATGAGATTGGTAATAATCAACAAATAAAACGGATTTCGGGCATTTTTGAAAATGATGAAAACAATAACTTATCAAATCTACAAAGCTATGTAGAAAAACTTCCTAAATATTCCTTTGCAATTTGGTTTAAATTTAAACTCAAAGCTCCTTATTTTTCAAAAGATGATGATGAATTTTATATAATTCAAAACCCTATTTTAAAAGAAACAAATTTCAAAGTTCCAATGATTAGAGGCTCTGCCTGGAAAGGAGCTTTAGCCCATGCGTTTAGAGAATTAATAAATAAAGCTAATACTTTAGAAAACAGTCGAAAAGCTATAGAAAGTTTTCTAAGAATATTCGGAGCAGGTTCAGAAAGTATAAAAACATTGGAGGAGTATCTAAAAAATAAACTCAAAAGGAATGAACATGAAAATTTACAAAAATATAAAGAAGAGTTTCTAAAATTTGTTCTGTTTGAGTTAGGATTGGAAATAAATCAGGAACTAATAGAAAATGTAAATAACGCACAAAACTATAAAGATATTAGTAACTTACTTGCTGTCAAAGTATGGGAAAAATACAAAAACTCCTATTCTTATCTTTCTTTAGAATTCCAAACTCACAAAGGAAGAGCCATATTTTATCCAACCTATTTTGATGAACTTTCTCTTGAAATAATCAATCCTCACGATAGAAGAAAAAGAGCCGGAAAAAATCCAATTCATTACGAAGTAGTCCCAGCAGGAACAGAAGGAATTTTCCAATTAATTTATATTCCTTTTGACGGGATTTTGAAAACAGATGAAGAGTTAAGAGAGGAAATCCAGAAAGATTTAGGCAACTTAATTGAAGCTTTAAAAGTTTTAGCAAACAAAGGAGTTGGAGCTAAAACAAAATTAGGCTGGGGAAGGTTTGAAATTTTAGAATCAGAAAAGAAGATTTGTTTAGATAAAAATATAGAATTACCCGAAAAACCAAAGAACAAAGGGTGGGAAAGATGTCAGGATTAG
- the cmr1 gene encoding type III-B CRISPR module RAMP protein Cmr1, whose protein sequence is MKKEIAVKFNTITPLWTGDAWRENCEIRPSSLIGSLRFWFEVICYFSGICKRKHFSPKLGRFEKEVNRKDFKNCLANKGNSFKDKIKCLLEQDIPYPSIIFGTTNWKSLIEIKEIKYSSGYCFGDKLNLPNRICLNKVNYEIKENGDCPQRSNKTWSVFYFAKPYFYGNFEVIFEVEEEIIELIFYPLLTFMDKYGFWGGKWNIGYGRLEVLEVKENNNNNPINNWRKTDFELFDKTHFSKTHFSWKELVLSCEIGLNSSPHSSILYINKKNFQFNCKKEEVFKENIKNIPERFIIFRLSENSDSSNIYENIKYLLKKKLDIRDCLRHICEEKEQNNKSKFENECFNNRKEFQKNKEIECKGKSYKCEDIMQWKKFRHKLLGERGEGSKILPFIHKENKQLKAGFLSIAGLLNLEGKSDG, encoded by the coding sequence GTGAAAAAGGAGATAGCTGTAAAATTTAACACAATAACTCCCTTATGGACGGGCGATGCCTGGCGGGAAAATTGTGAAATACGACCTTCTTCTTTAATTGGAAGTTTAAGATTTTGGTTCGAAGTTATTTGTTATTTTAGTGGGATTTGTAAAAGAAAACACTTTAGCCCCAAATTAGGTAGGTTTGAAAAAGAAGTAAATAGAAAAGATTTTAAAAATTGCTTGGCTAACAAAGGGAATTCTTTTAAAGATAAAATTAAATGTTTATTAGAACAAGATATACCTTATCCCTCAATTATCTTTGGGACAACAAATTGGAAAAGTTTGATAGAAATAAAGGAGATTAAATACTCAAGCGGTTACTGTTTCGGGGATAAACTCAATTTACCAAATAGAATATGCTTAAATAAGGTAAATTATGAAATTAAAGAAAACGGAGATTGCCCCCAAAGGTCTAACAAGACATGGTCAGTTTTTTATTTCGCTAAACCATACTTTTATGGGAACTTTGAAGTTATCTTTGAAGTAGAGGAAGAAATTATAGAACTAATTTTCTATCCACTTTTAACTTTTATGGATAAATACGGCTTTTGGGGTGGGAAGTGGAATATAGGATATGGGAGGTTAGAAGTTTTGGAAGTAAAAGAAAATAACAATAATAATCCTATTAACAACTGGAGAAAAACTGATTTTGAATTATTTGACAAAACTCATTTTTCCAAAACTCATTTTTCTTGGAAAGAACTAGTGTTATCTTGTGAAATTGGTTTAAATTCTTCTCCTCATTCTTCAATCTTATATATAAATAAGAAAAATTTTCAATTTAATTGTAAAAAAGAGGAAGTTTTTAAAGAAAATATAAAAAATATACCTGAAAGATTTATTATTTTTAGACTCTCAGAAAATAGCGATAGTAGTAATATCTATGAAAATATAAAATATCTCCTTAAAAAGAAATTAGATATAAGAGATTGCTTAAGACATATTTGTGAAGAAAAAGAACAAAATAATAAAAGTAAATTTGAAAATGAATGTTTTAATAATAGGAAAGAATTTCAAAAAAATAAAGAGATAGAATGTAAAGGTAAAAGCTATAAATGTGAAGATATTATGCAATGGAAAAAATTCAGGCACAAATTATTGGGCGAGCGAGGAGAAGGTTCAAAAATACTTCCATTTATACATAAAGAAAATAAACAACTGAAAGCAGGATTTTTATCTATTGCCGGATTACTAAATTTGGAAGGTAAAAGTGATGGCTAA
- the tgt gene encoding tRNA guanosine(34) transglycosylase Tgt, with product MKFRILAQEGFARSASFMGTHGQTETPCFMPVGTLGAVKGLTWEQVKGMGYSLVLANVYHLYLRPGLEVIEAAGGLHSFIGWNGLILTDSGGFQVFSLGRLMKIKEEGIEFRSHVDGSKHFFSPEFVVEFEERIGVDIGMVLDECTPYPATYEYAKHSMERTLRWAKRSIEARTTDKTALFGIVQGGVYEDLRLKCVEELVKLPFDGFAIGGLSVGEPKEEMYRITRLVAPKLPPDKPRYLMGVGTPEDILEAVEAGVDMFDCVMPTRNARNGTLFTSRGKINIKAAKYRKDFSPPDPECDCYTCRNFSKAYLRHLYASGEMNASILNTIHNLHFYAKLMERIREAIKGGYFTEFKREFLAKYRGG from the coding sequence ATGAAGTTTAGGATATTAGCGCAGGAAGGGTTTGCTCGTAGTGCTAGTTTTATGGGAACCCACGGGCAGACGGAAACCCCCTGTTTTATGCCGGTGGGAACTCTCGGAGCGGTTAAGGGGTTAACGTGGGAGCAGGTTAAAGGAATGGGTTATTCCCTCGTTCTTGCCAATGTTTACCACCTTTATCTCAGGCCGGGGTTGGAGGTGATTGAGGCTGCCGGGGGGCTTCACTCTTTTATAGGTTGGAACGGCCTGATTTTAACTGATAGCGGCGGTTTCCAGGTTTTTAGCCTCGGCAGGCTGATGAAGATAAAGGAAGAGGGAATAGAGTTTCGCTCCCACGTAGACGGCAGTAAGCACTTTTTCTCTCCGGAGTTTGTAGTTGAGTTTGAGGAGAGAATAGGCGTTGATATAGGAATGGTTTTAGACGAGTGCACCCCCTACCCTGCAACCTACGAGTACGCAAAGCACTCTATGGAGAGGACTCTCAGGTGGGCTAAGAGGAGCATAGAGGCGAGGACTACCGATAAAACTGCCCTTTTCGGAATTGTTCAGGGAGGGGTTTATGAAGATTTAAGGCTGAAGTGCGTTGAAGAGCTTGTTAAGCTTCCGTTCGACGGGTTTGCCATTGGAGGGCTCAGCGTAGGTGAGCCTAAGGAGGAGATGTACAGGATTACCCGCCTTGTTGCACCGAAGCTTCCCCCTGATAAGCCCCGATACCTGATGGGAGTGGGAACTCCCGAGGATATTTTGGAGGCGGTTGAGGCCGGTGTTGATATGTTCGACTGCGTTATGCCCACGAGGAACGCAAGGAACGGGACGCTGTTTACGAGCAGGGGCAAGATTAACATAAAGGCCGCCAAGTATAGGAAAGATTTCTCCCCTCCGGACCCCGAGTGTGACTGTTACACCTGTAGGAACTTCTCTAAGGCCTATTTAAGGCACCTTTACGCCTCCGGCGAGATGAACGCCTCTATACTGAACACTATCCACAACCTTCACTTTTACGCTAAGTTAATGGAGCGTATAAGGGAGGCGATAAAAGGCGGATACTTTACCGAGTTTAAGAGGGAGTTCTTGGCGAAGTACAGGGGCGGTTAG
- the leuD gene encoding 3-isopropylmalate dehydratase small subunit, producing MSEVLKGRAFKFGDDVNTDEIIPARYLNTSDPKELAKHVMEDADPEFPKKVQPGDIIVAGKNFGCGSSREHAPIAIKAAGVSAVIAKSFARIFYRNAINIGLPIFESPEAVEGIEEGDVVEINPETGVIRNLTKGTEFKATPIPEDIRKIMEAGGLMEYAKQKLGLK from the coding sequence ATGTCGGAAGTTCTCAAGGGAAGGGCTTTTAAGTTCGGAGACGACGTTAATACCGACGAGATAATACCGGCCCGTTACCTTAACACTTCGGACCCTAAGGAGCTTGCAAAGCACGTTATGGAGGACGCAGACCCCGAGTTTCCCAAAAAGGTTCAGCCCGGGGATATTATCGTTGCCGGTAAGAACTTCGGCTGCGGCTCTTCGAGGGAGCACGCTCCCATAGCCATTAAGGCGGCCGGTGTTTCTGCGGTTATAGCCAAGTCTTTCGCGAGGATTTTCTACAGGAACGCAATCAACATCGGCCTTCCGATTTTTGAGTCTCCCGAGGCTGTTGAGGGGATTGAAGAGGGTGATGTTGTTGAAATCAACCCAGAAACCGGAGTGATAAGGAATTTGACTAAGGGGACCGAGTTTAAGGCCACCCCGATTCCCGAGGATATAAGGAAGATTATGGAGGCCGGCGGCCTTATGGAATACGCCAAGCAGAAGTTGGGATTAAAGTAG
- the leuB gene encoding 3-isopropylmalate dehydrogenase gives MRKFKIAVLPGDGIGPEIVKQAVKVMEAAAEKFGFGLELNYGLIGGAAIDETGVPFPEETKELILSSDAVLLGAVGGPKWDNLPFEIRPERALLGMRKLLNAFANLRPARLYDELIDASTLKPEVVRGVDIMVIRELTSGIYFGIPKGIFVDGDERVGINTLRYYEHEVERIAKVAFEVARKRNKKVTSVDKANVLEATVLWREVVERVHENYPDVELQHMYVDNAAMQIIRWPKQFDVIVTTNMFGDILSDACAMLTGSLGMLPSASIGGKIGLYEPIHGSAPDIAGQNIANPIATINSAGMMFTYSFDMPEVEEAIDKAVRAVLAKGYRTRDIYSEGTKLVSTEEMGDLIAEELKNL, from the coding sequence GTGCGTAAGTTCAAGATTGCAGTTCTGCCCGGTGATGGTATAGGTCCGGAGATTGTAAAGCAGGCCGTAAAGGTTATGGAGGCTGCTGCCGAGAAGTTCGGTTTCGGCCTTGAGCTCAACTACGGCCTCATCGGCGGCGCCGCGATAGACGAAACCGGCGTTCCTTTCCCCGAGGAGACAAAGGAGCTCATTCTGTCGTCTGACGCGGTTCTCCTCGGAGCCGTTGGAGGGCCCAAGTGGGATAACCTCCCCTTTGAGATAAGGCCCGAGAGGGCGCTTTTGGGGATGAGGAAGCTCCTTAACGCCTTCGCCAACCTGCGCCCCGCAAGGCTCTACGATGAGCTCATAGACGCTTCCACTTTAAAGCCCGAGGTTGTAAGGGGCGTAGACATTATGGTTATAAGGGAGCTGACGAGCGGCATTTACTTTGGTATCCCGAAGGGGATATTCGTAGACGGCGACGAGAGGGTGGGAATCAACACCCTTCGCTACTACGAGCACGAAGTTGAGAGAATCGCGAAGGTTGCCTTTGAGGTTGCCCGCAAGAGGAATAAGAAGGTAACGAGCGTAGATAAGGCGAACGTTTTGGAGGCTACCGTTCTGTGGCGGGAGGTTGTTGAGAGGGTTCACGAGAACTACCCCGACGTTGAGCTTCAACACATGTACGTAGACAACGCCGCAATGCAGATTATCAGGTGGCCCAAGCAGTTCGACGTAATAGTAACCACCAACATGTTCGGCGACATCCTCTCCGATGCCTGTGCAATGCTTACTGGCTCTTTGGGAATGCTCCCCTCTGCCTCTATCGGCGGCAAGATAGGGCTTTACGAGCCGATTCACGGCTCCGCCCCGGATATTGCCGGTCAGAATATCGCCAACCCGATAGCCACCATAAACTCTGCCGGTATGATGTTCACCTACTCCTTTGATATGCCGGAAGTTGAGGAGGCGATAGATAAAGCGGTTAGAGCAGTTCTGGCAAAAGGTTACAGGACGAGGGATATCTACTCCGAGGGAACGAAGCTCGTTTCCACCGAGGAGATGGGAGACCTTATAGCAGAAGAACTTAAGAACCTTTAA
- a CDS encoding aspartate-semialdehyde dehydrogenase: MKGYTVAVVGATGAVGQEMLKILEERDFPVAKLKALASARSAGKKVKFKGEEVTVEELRPESFEGVDIALFSAGGDRSRQFAPEAVKRGAVVIDNSSAFRMEPDVPLVVPEVNPEDVEWHKGIIANPNCSTIQMVVVLKPLHDLAKIKRVVVATYQAVSGAGAQAIEELKEQTKAVLEGRPVPPANKIPRQIAFNCVPHIDKFFDDGYTREEHKMINETKKIMHDDSIKVSPTCVRVPVFVGHSEVVNIEFEKPITVEQAREALERAPGVEVVDDFKNHIYPTPIDVAGKDPVLVGRIRRDDTIENGLNLWIVGDNLRKGAALNAVQIAELLVEKGLV, encoded by the coding sequence ATGAAAGGTTACACCGTTGCCGTTGTAGGTGCCACGGGAGCAGTCGGGCAGGAGATGCTGAAGATACTCGAGGAGAGGGACTTTCCCGTTGCAAAGCTGAAAGCCCTTGCCTCTGCCCGCTCTGCCGGCAAAAAGGTGAAGTTTAAGGGAGAAGAGGTTACCGTTGAGGAGCTTCGCCCCGAAAGCTTTGAAGGCGTAGATATCGCCCTCTTCTCCGCCGGCGGCGACAGGAGCAGGCAGTTTGCCCCCGAGGCGGTAAAGCGGGGAGCAGTGGTTATAGACAACAGCTCCGCCTTCAGGATGGAGCCCGACGTTCCCCTGGTTGTTCCCGAAGTTAACCCCGAAGACGTTGAGTGGCATAAGGGGATAATTGCCAACCCCAACTGCTCCACCATACAGATGGTTGTTGTCTTAAAGCCCCTTCACGACCTTGCAAAAATAAAACGGGTTGTTGTTGCAACCTACCAGGCTGTTTCCGGGGCCGGCGCTCAGGCTATAGAGGAGCTTAAGGAACAAACGAAGGCCGTTCTTGAGGGAAGGCCCGTTCCTCCGGCCAACAAGATACCCCGCCAGATAGCCTTCAACTGCGTTCCCCACATAGACAAGTTCTTCGACGACGGCTACACCCGGGAAGAGCACAAGATGATTAACGAGACCAAAAAAATTATGCACGACGACTCCATAAAGGTTTCCCCCACCTGCGTTAGGGTTCCGGTTTTCGTGGGTCACTCAGAGGTTGTGAACATCGAGTTTGAGAAGCCCATAACAGTTGAGCAGGCGAGGGAGGCCCTCGAGAGAGCTCCCGGCGTTGAGGTGGTTGACGACTTTAAAAACCACATTTACCCCACCCCCATAGACGTTGCGGGCAAGGACCCTGTGCTTGTGGGCAGAATCAGGCGAGATGATACAATAGAAAACGGCCTCAACCTGTGGATTGTCGGCGATAACCTTAGGAAAGGCGCGGCCCTCAACGCCGTTCAGATTGCGGAACTCCTCGTTGAAAAGGGGCTCGTTTAA